One Amaranthus tricolor cultivar Red isolate AtriRed21 chromosome 10, ASM2621246v1, whole genome shotgun sequence genomic window carries:
- the LOC130825706 gene encoding ABC transporter C family member 10-like: protein MGHSQHRLKEPEEKMENLKNIFCGEFECGLRSSDSCTPQFQSIIQPSSCVNHAFIISFDILLLVVLLWSLICKMLSKKLKLRTQNRSLSTWKILSVVFNGCLGVVYIVFGVRILQKNLKYDDSITPIHGWVLYFLHGVTWLLMGLISSPIGGESYRKPDLQVFSILVVFSAGIFCVIAVFSVIVNHERVSVKVVFDILSFLGASLLLFCTWNGMVENGISTLYTPLNREENDGSICETDSVSQVTPFAKAGLLSKISFCWLNPLMKLGKEKTLVEDDIPKLRDIDSAEFCYSQFLDQLNKSKQGGSPSESSVLWLIVACHWRDILISGFFALLKTLALSAGPLLLNSFIEIAEGKEGFRYESYVLAILLFLAKILESLSQRQWYFRSKLIGLKVKSMLTAAIYKKQLRVSNAARRTHSVGEIVNYVTVDAYRIGEFPFWFHQIWTTNLQLCLALIILTHAIGLATIASLIVIVLTVLCNTPLAKLQHKFQRKLMAAQDRRLKACSEAVLNMKVLKLYAWDTHFKNVVDAFRKVECKLLSVVQLQKAYTFFLLWTSPVLISAATFGACYYLGIPLHASNVFTFVATSRLVQEPIRAIPDVLGVFIQARVAFARIAKFLVAPELQTENVRRKRDMSCINHVILIKSDNLSWEMNPSKLTLRDINICVCKGEKIAICGKVGSGKSTLLATILGEVPHITGTVEVYGRIAYVSQKPWIQTGTIQENILFGSAMDEQRYQATFNRCSLVKDLELLPYGDMTEIGERGVNLSGGQKQRIQLARALYQDADIYLLDDPFSAVDAHTATSLFNEYVMEALVEKTVLLVTHQIDFLPAFQYCLLMSDGKVLSGPYEALLASSKEFLDLINAHKETAGSEAMAVVSTSKRHTYATNEIKKVHVEEKHQSWKGNQLIKQEEREVGDIGFKPYLIYLNQNKGCIYFSILALSHLSFVVGLILQNTWMASGVDNPRVSESELIVVYLIIGLCATICLLIRSVAVVRLGMESSKSLFGQLLNSLFRAPMSFYDSTPIGRILSRMSSDLSIVDLDIPFSIQTAFGATTITCANFGVLTVIIWQVLFVTIPVIYMAIRLQRYYFVTAKELMRINGTTKSKVANHFAESSAGAMTIRAFQEEDRFFAENIKLIDSNAGPFFHNFAANEWLIQRIETLSATVLAAAALCMVFLPPGTFSSGFIGMALSYGLGLNLGMVFTIQNQCTLANHIISVERLDQYMDIPSEAPEVIENSRPPQYWPAVGKVEILNLQIRYRPETPLVLQGISCTFEGGDKIGIVGRTGSGKSTLIGALFRLVEPVEGMIIVDGIDISSIGLHDLRSRLGIIPQDPTLFNGTIRFNLDPLHQHNDEEIWKVLIKCQLKETIEEKNNGLDSLVEEDGSNWSMGQRQLFCLGRALLRRSRVLVLDEATTSIDNATDMILQKTIRTEFIESTVITVAHRIPTVMECTKVLVISDGKLMEYDEPMKLMKNEVSLYGQLVKEYWSHFHSAHQSH, encoded by the exons atgggacattcccagcacag ATTAAAGGAGCCTGAAGAAAAGATGGAGAATCTGAAGAACATATTTTGTGGTGAATTTGAATGTGGACTACGTAGTTCTGACTCCTGTACACCTCAATTTCAGTCTATAATACAACCTTCTTCATGTGTTAACCATGCTTTCATTATTTCTTTTGATATACTGCTACTAGTAGTTCTCTTGTGGAGCTTAATTTGCAAAATGTTATCTAAGAAGCTCAAGCTACGAACTCAAAATAGAAGCCTTTCAACCTGGAAAATTCTATCAGTTGTTTTTAATGGATGTTTGGGAGTTGTTTACATAGTATTTGGAGTTCGGATTTTACAGAAAAACTTGAAATATGATGATTCAATAACACCAATTCATGGGTGGGTTTTATATTTCTTACATGGAGTTACATGGCTGTTAATGGGACTAATATCAAGTCCGATTGGAGGCGAGTCGTACCGAAAACCAGATTTGCAGGTCTTCTCCATTTTGGTTGTTTTCTCTGCTGGGATTTTCTGTGTTATAGCTGTGTTTTCTGTCATAGTTAACCATGAAAGAGTATCAGTTAAGGTCGTTTTCGATATTCTATCCTTTTTAGGAGCTAGTTTGCTGCTTTTCTGTACGTGGAACGGGATGGTTGAAAATGGAATAAGTACACTCTACACTCCTTTGAACCGTGAGGAAAATGATGGCAGCATCTGTGAAACCGATTCAGTGTCGCAAGTTACCCCATTTGCCAAAGCCGGGTTGTTGAGCAAAATATCATTTTGTTGGCTGAATCCATTGATGAAATTGGGCAAAGAGAAGACTCTTGTGGAAGACGACATACCAAAATTACGAGACATAGACAGTGCAGAGTTTTGCTACTCACAGTTTCTTGATCAATTGAATAAGAGTAAACAAGGTGGATCTCCATCAGAAAGCTCAGTGTTGTGGCTGATTGTTGCATGCCACTGGAGGGATATTCTAATCTCAGGGTTTTTCGCACTTCTGAAGACTCTCGCGCTGTCAGCTGGACCGCTTTTGTTGAACTCCTTCATTGAGATTGCTGAGGGTAAAGAAGGTTTCAGATATGAAAGTtatgttttggcaattttactcTTTCTTGCAAAGATCTTGGAATCGTTGTCGCAAAGGCAATGGTACTTCCGGAGCAAATTGATTGGCCTTAAAGTGAAGTCTATGCTTACTGCCGCAATTTACAAGAAGCAGCTGCGTGTATCAAATGCTGCTAGGAGGACACACTCAGTTGGTGAGATAGTGAACTATGTAACTGTCGATGCTTACAGGATCGGAGAATTCCCTTTTTGGTTTCATCAGATTTGGACAACCAACCTACAACTTTGCCTTGCATTAATAATTCTGACTCATGCAATTGGACTTGCAACTATTGCATCGCTAATAGTGATTGTTTTAACTGTTCTTTGCAACACGCCCCTTGCCAAATTACAGCACAAGTTTCAAAGGAAGTTGATGGCCGCGCAAGATAGAAGACTAAAGGCGTGTTCAGAGGCTGTTCTTAACATGAAGGTGCTGAAATTATATGCATGGGATACTCACTTCAAGAATGTAGTAGACGCATTCCGGAAAGTAGAATGTAAATTGTTGTCAGTTGTGCAGTTGCAAAAGGCATACACCTTTTTCCTGTTGTGGACGTCTCCTGTATTGATCTCAGCTGCTACATTTGGCGCTTGTTATTATCTCGGAATTCCTCTGCATGCCAGTAATGTTTTCACGTTTGTTGCAACATCACGTCTAGTGCAAGAGCCAATTCGAGCCATCCCTGATGTCCTTGGCGTATTCATTCAAGCAAGAGTTGCATTTGCAAGGATTGCAAAGTTTCTTGTAGCACCAGAGCTGCAAACTGAAAATGTTAGGAGAAAGAGAGATATGAGTTGCATAAACCATGTTATTCTGATCAAATCAGACAATCTTTCATGGGAAATGAATCCATCAAAGCTGACACTCAGAGACATAAATATATGCGTTTGTAAAGGTGAAAAGATCGCTATATGTGGAAAAGTTGGCTCGGGTAAATCAACATTACTGGCAACTATTCTTGGAGAAGTGCCACATATAACTGGAACT GTGGAAGTTTATGGGAGAATAGCTTATGTTTCCCAGAAACCCTGGATTCAAACAGGAACAATACAAGAAAATATTCTTTTTGGGTCTGCCATGGATGAACAGAGGTACCAAGCAACTTTTAATAGATGTTCATTGGTAAAGGACCTCGAACTCCTTCCTTATGGGGATATGACTGAAATAGGGGAAAGAGGAGTTAATCTAAGTGGTGGACAGAAGCAACGAATTCAACTTGCACGTGCATTATACCAAGATGCTGATATTTATCTTCTGGATGATCCATTCAGTGCTGTTGATGCACACACAGCAACTAGCCTTTTCAAT GAATATGTTATGGAAGCTCTTGTTGAGAAGACGGTCTTGCTTGTGACACATCAAATTGATTTTCTTCCTGCATTTCAATATTGCTTA CTAATGTCAGATGGAAAAGTCCTTTCTGGTCCATATGAGGCATTATTAGCGTCAAGTAAGGAGTTTTTAGACCTTATAAATGCACATAAAGAGACGGCTGGTAGTGAAGCAATGGCTGTAGTCAGTACATCTAAAAGACATACATATGCTACAAATGAGATTAAGAAAGTACATGTGGAGGAAAAGCATCAATCATGGAAAGGGAATCAGTTGATAAAACaagaagaaagagaagttggagATATTGGGTTTAAGCCATACTTAATATACCTGAATCAGAACAAAGGATGTATCTATTTCTCTATTCTTGCTCTTTCTCATCTTTCCTTTGTTGTAGGCCTGATATTACAGAATACTTGGATGGCCTCCGGTGTTGATAATCCTCGTGTTAGTGAATCAGAACTAATTGTCGTATACCTCATAATTGGACTTTGTGCAACAATTTGTTTACTCATAAGAtctgttgcagtggttagattAGGAATGGAATCATCGAAATCTTTGTTTGGTCAACTACTAAACTCCTTATTTCGAGCTCCAATGTCGTTTTATGACTCTACTCCTATCGGAAGGATACTCAGTCGG ATGTCTTCTGATTTAAGCATTGTTGACCTTGATATCCCCTTCAGCATTCAAACAGCCTTTGGTGCTACTACCATAACATGCGCTAATTTTGGAGTGTTGACTGTAATTATCTGGCAGGTCTTGTTCGTCACAATACCAGTGATTTACATGGCAATACGACTGCAA AGATACTATTTTGTTACTGCCAAAGAGCTGATGAGAATTAATGGAACAACCAAGTCTAAGGTAGCAAACCATTTTGCTGAATCTTCAGCTGGAGCCATGACAATTCGAGCTTTTCAAGAGGAAGATCGCTTTTTTGCTgagaatataaaattaattgattcaaatGCAGGCCCATTCTTTCATAACTTTGCAGCCAATGAATGGCTCATTCAGAGGATTGAGACCCTCAGTGCGACTGTTCTAGCAGCAGCTGCACTGTGCATGGTTTTCCTTCCTCCTGGTACATTTAGCTCAG GCTTCATTGGTATGGCACTATCATACGGTCTTGGGTTAAATTTGGGTATGGTTTTTACAATTCAGAATCAGTGCACATTGGCCAATCATATAATATCTGTAGAGAGGCTTGATCAATACATGGATATACCTAGTGAAGCTCCAGAAGTCATCGAAAATAGTCGCCCTCCTCAATATTGGCCCGCCGTAGGTAAAGTGGAGATCCTCAATTTGCAG ATAAGATATAGACCAGAGACACCACTAGTTCTTCAAGGAATCAGCTGCACGTTTGAAGGAGGAGATAAAATAGGTATAGTTGGTAGAACAGGTAGTGGGAAGAGTACCCTAATAGGGGCATTGTTTCGCTTAGTGGAGCCAGTAGAAGGGATGATTATAGTTGATGGAATTGATATATCTTCAATAGGACTTCACGATCTAAGGTCACGTCTTGGGATTATCCCTCAAGATCCTACACTCTTCAATGGAACAATACGATTCAACTTGGACCCTTTACATCAGCATAATGATGAAGAAATTTGGAAG GTACTCATCAAATGTCAACTTAAAGAAACTATTGAGGAGAAAAACAATGGGCTAGATTCCCTAG TTGAGGAAGATGGATCAAATTGGAGCATGGGGCAACGACAATTGTTCTGTCTTGGGCGCGCTTTACTGAGGAGAAGCAGGGTGCTAGTGCTTGATGAAGCTACCACATCCATTGATAATGCAACTGACATGATCCTTCAGAAAACAATAAGAACCGAATTTATCGAATCCACTGTGATCACTGTAGCCCACAGGATCCCAACTGTGATGGAATGCACAAAAGTTCTTGTAATTAGTGACG GAAAACTAATGGAGTATGATGAACCCATGAAGCTAATGAAGAACGAAGTTTCACTATATGGCCAACTTGTAAAGGAATATTGGTCTCACTTCCATTCTGCTCATCAATCACATTGA